The following coding sequences lie in one Hydrogenophaga sp. PBL-H3 genomic window:
- the otnK gene encoding 3-oxo-tetronate kinase — MILGVIADDFTGATDVASMLVRAGMHTVQVLGVPDGGLPQADAVVIALKTRTVAPDEAVAQSLEALAALRTAGAKQVYFKYCSTFDSTPKGNIGPVTDALMAALGTDFTIACPAFPENGRTVFRGHLFVGDALLSDSGMRHHPLTPMTDANLVRVLQAQTAHAVGLLRHDALDGGVPAVRERITQLRAEGVKIAVADAVSNAHLLTLADACADLPLLTAGSGVALGLPPAYAQRGWFTPNANAATLERLNGPSAVVSGSCSEATNAQVAQWQTAGRTALLIDPLALHEGRQTASTVLAQATAALAQGPVLVYATAAPESVRAVQAALGVQAAGALVEHALAHIAHGLVACGVRRLVVAGGETSGAVVQALGVQQLRIGAPICPGVPWTQAHLPGQGGTVQLALKSGNFGGVDFFAQALRQAGVDL; from the coding sequence ATGATTCTGGGCGTTATCGCGGACGACTTCACCGGCGCCACCGACGTGGCCAGCATGCTGGTGCGCGCCGGCATGCACACGGTGCAGGTGCTGGGCGTGCCCGACGGCGGTCTGCCCCAGGCCGACGCGGTGGTGATCGCGCTCAAGACCCGCACTGTCGCACCGGACGAAGCGGTGGCGCAAAGCCTGGAGGCACTGGCCGCTTTGCGAACTGCAGGTGCCAAGCAGGTCTATTTCAAGTACTGCTCCACCTTCGATTCCACCCCGAAGGGCAACATCGGCCCGGTCACCGACGCGCTGATGGCCGCGCTCGGCACCGACTTCACGATCGCTTGCCCCGCCTTCCCAGAGAACGGCCGCACCGTGTTCCGCGGCCACCTGTTTGTAGGTGATGCACTGCTGAGCGACTCGGGCATGCGCCACCACCCGCTCACCCCCATGACAGACGCCAACCTGGTGCGTGTGCTGCAGGCGCAGACGGCTCACGCGGTGGGCCTGCTGCGCCACGACGCGCTTGACGGCGGCGTGCCGGCGGTGCGCGAGCGCATCACGCAACTGCGCGCCGAGGGCGTGAAGATCGCCGTGGCCGATGCGGTGAGCAACGCCCACCTGCTGACGCTCGCCGACGCCTGCGCCGACCTGCCGCTGCTGACCGCCGGATCGGGCGTGGCCCTGGGCCTGCCGCCGGCCTACGCGCAGCGTGGCTGGTTCACCCCCAATGCCAACGCCGCCACGCTGGAGCGCCTGAACGGACCCTCGGCCGTGGTGTCGGGCTCGTGCTCCGAGGCCACCAACGCGCAGGTGGCGCAATGGCAGACCGCCGGGCGCACTGCCTTGCTGATCGACCCGCTGGCCCTGCACGAAGGGCGGCAGACCGCCAGCACGGTGCTGGCCCAGGCCACCGCCGCGCTGGCCCAAGGCCCGGTGCTGGTGTACGCCACCGCCGCGCCCGAGAGCGTGCGCGCCGTGCAGGCTGCGCTGGGTGTGCAGGCCGCGGGTGCGCTGGTGGAACACGCGTTGGCCCACATCGCGCACGGCCTGGTGGCGTGCGGCGTGCGCCGGCTGGTGGTGGCCGGCGGCGAGACCTCGGGCGCCGTGGTGCAGGCGCTCGGTGTGCAGCAACTGCGCATCGGTGCGCCCATCTGTCCCGGCGTGCCTTGGACGCAGGCCCACCTTCCCGGCCAGGGCGGCACCGTGCAACTGGCGCTCAAGTCGGGCAACTTCGGTGGCGTTGATTTCTTCGCCCAGGCTTTGCGGCAGGCGGGGGTAGATCTGTGA
- a CDS encoding FadR/GntR family transcriptional regulator, giving the protein MSDALQAPERLTDKLAGLLLQRIESGELAPDERLPTEQRLAEQFGVSRTVVREAVSRLKSIGLLTSRQGSGVFVAPRHQARALAFDPMVVTSMESVLQVVEVRRGLEADVAALAAQRMTPEKARVIADALEQLEACPPQGAQGVEADLAFHRSIARATENPQYERLLGFLEQYQREAMSVTRTNEALDSGYMVQVREEHRAIAEAVMRGDATAARQAAMLHMNNAAVRLHNAAPSIRRALGALLAQSPSGSSS; this is encoded by the coding sequence ATGAGCGACGCCCTTCAAGCGCCCGAACGCCTCACCGACAAACTGGCCGGTTTGCTTCTGCAGCGCATCGAGTCGGGCGAGTTGGCGCCTGACGAACGCCTGCCCACCGAACAACGTCTCGCCGAACAATTCGGGGTGTCACGCACGGTGGTGCGAGAAGCCGTCAGCCGACTCAAGTCCATCGGCTTGCTGACCTCGCGCCAGGGCTCCGGGGTGTTCGTGGCGCCACGCCACCAGGCACGCGCCCTGGCCTTTGACCCCATGGTGGTGACCTCCATGGAGAGCGTGCTCCAGGTCGTGGAGGTGCGCCGCGGGCTCGAAGCCGATGTGGCCGCCCTGGCCGCTCAGCGCATGACACCCGAGAAGGCCCGCGTGATTGCGGATGCACTGGAGCAGCTGGAGGCCTGCCCGCCCCAAGGTGCTCAGGGCGTGGAGGCAGACCTGGCCTTTCACCGCAGCATTGCCAGAGCCACCGAGAACCCGCAGTACGAACGGCTGCTGGGCTTCCTTGAACAGTACCAGCGCGAAGCCATGAGCGTGACGCGCACCAACGAAGCGCTGGACAGCGGCTACATGGTGCAGGTGCGCGAAGAACACCGCGCCATCGCTGAAGCCGTGATGCGCGGCGACGCCACGGCCGCGCGCCAGGCCGCCATGCTCCACATGAACAACGCGGCAGTGCGCCTGCACAACGCCGCTCCCTCGATCCGCCGCGCCCTCGGGGCGCTGCTTGCCCAATCCCCATCTGGTTCTTCCTCATGA
- the otnI gene encoding 2-oxo-tetronate isomerase produces MPRFAANLSMMYTEVPFLDRFAAAARDGFDAVEYLFPYEHAPGDIGARLKDHGLTQALFNLPPGDWAAGERGMACHPGREAEFAAALEQALPYIEATGCQRVHAMAGLIPAGSDTAARNATYVANLRQAAARLAPLGVSLLIEPINSRDMPGYFLSLQQQAHDVLTAVGAPYLKVQMDFYHCQIMEGDLSRRLQKHFAGVGHIQIAGVPDRHEPDGGEVNFPHLFDLLDQLGYAGFVGCEYRPKAGTSEGLGWLRRYQSSQKALA; encoded by the coding sequence ATGCCCCGCTTCGCCGCCAACCTGTCCATGATGTACACCGAGGTGCCGTTCCTCGACCGCTTCGCCGCCGCCGCGCGCGATGGCTTCGATGCGGTGGAGTACCTCTTTCCTTACGAGCACGCGCCGGGCGACATCGGCGCGCGCCTGAAGGACCACGGCCTCACGCAGGCCCTGTTCAACCTGCCTCCGGGCGACTGGGCCGCTGGCGAACGTGGCATGGCCTGCCACCCCGGGCGCGAGGCCGAGTTCGCTGCGGCGCTTGAGCAGGCGCTGCCCTACATTGAAGCGACGGGTTGTCAGCGCGTGCATGCCATGGCGGGCCTGATCCCCGCCGGCAGCGATACCGCCGCGCGCAACGCCACCTATGTTGCCAATCTCCGCCAAGCCGCAGCACGCCTCGCCCCGCTGGGCGTGAGCCTGCTGATCGAACCCATCAACAGCCGCGACATGCCAGGGTACTTCCTCAGCCTGCAGCAGCAGGCGCACGATGTGCTGACGGCAGTGGGTGCGCCCTACCTGAAGGTGCAGATGGACTTCTACCACTGCCAGATCATGGAAGGCGATCTGAGCCGGCGGCTGCAAAAGCACTTCGCTGGTGTGGGGCACATCCAGATCGCGGGCGTGCCCGACCGCCACGAACCCGATGGCGGCGAAGTGAATTTCCCGCACCTCTTCGACCTGCTCGACCAGCTGGGCTACGCCGGTTTCGTGGGCTGCGAATACCGCCCCAAGGCCGGCACCAGCGAAGGCCTGGGCTGGTTGCGCCGGTACCAGTCCTCACAGAAAGCACTTGCATGA
- a CDS encoding class II aldolase/adducin family protein — translation MSTRWPAAQDAVRADIVRVGTSLFQRGLVHSTAGNISVRLTAEQGGGFLITPTDACLGFLDAGQLAWVAEDGTALVGARASKTLALHRRIYAAASDAHCVLHTHSTHLVALTLHGVWRSDDILPPLTPYQVMKVGHVPLVPYRVPGDATVADDVAALMAASNTPLRAVMLERLGPTVWHDSPGSAMALLEELEETARLWLLTERRPTPLTDAQIDDLRARFNAPW, via the coding sequence GTGAGCACCCGCTGGCCCGCCGCCCAGGACGCCGTGCGCGCCGACATCGTGCGCGTGGGCACCAGCCTGTTCCAGCGCGGGCTCGTGCATTCCACCGCTGGGAACATCAGCGTGCGGCTCACCGCCGAGCAGGGCGGCGGTTTTCTCATCACGCCCACCGACGCCTGCCTGGGCTTTCTCGACGCCGGGCAACTGGCCTGGGTGGCGGAAGACGGCACCGCGCTGGTCGGTGCTCGCGCGAGCAAGACGCTCGCCCTGCACCGCCGTATCTATGCTGCAGCCTCCGACGCGCATTGCGTCCTGCACACACACTCCACACACCTCGTGGCGCTCACGCTGCACGGCGTCTGGCGCAGCGATGACATCCTCCCTCCGCTCACGCCTTACCAGGTGATGAAGGTGGGCCACGTGCCGCTGGTGCCCTACCGCGTGCCCGGCGATGCCACAGTGGCCGATGACGTGGCCGCACTCATGGCGGCATCGAACACTCCGCTGCGCGCGGTGATGCTCGAGCGCCTGGGCCCCACCGTGTGGCACGACAGCCCGGGCAGTGCCATGGCGCTGCTCGAAGAACTCGAAGAAACCGCGCGCCTGTGGCTGCTCACCGAGCGCCGCCCGACGCCACTGACCGATGCACAGATCGACGACCTGCGCGCCCGATTCAACGCCCCCTGGTAG
- the ltnD gene encoding L-threonate dehydrogenase yields the protein MSNASTLTLGVVGLGSMGMGAALSALRQGVPTWGCDPRAEARAAFEQAGGRATASVAELASHCDVVLVLVVNAAQTEDVLFGATGLATSLKRGGVVVCSATVDPALPPVWEQRLADSGHWLIDGPVSGGAKKAAAGQMTVMASGKPDAFAAAGQVLDAFAGKVYRLGDQAGIGSTVKMVNQHLAGVHIATACEAMALGIRAGAEPRQLYEVICNSAGMSWMFENRVPHILDGDYTPLSAVNIFVKDLGIVLDAARQLKFPLPLAAAAHQLYLATAAMGLGGEDDSAVVKFYAQMAGLELPQPQKVAA from the coding sequence ATGAGCAACGCATCCACACTCACACTCGGCGTCGTCGGCCTGGGCTCCATGGGCATGGGCGCCGCGCTCTCGGCCCTGCGCCAGGGCGTGCCCACCTGGGGCTGCGACCCGCGCGCCGAAGCCCGTGCGGCCTTCGAACAAGCGGGTGGTCGCGCCACCGCCAGCGTCGCCGAACTGGCCAGCCACTGCGACGTGGTGCTGGTGCTGGTGGTCAACGCTGCGCAGACCGAAGACGTGCTGTTTGGCGCGACAGGCCTGGCAACCTCGTTGAAGCGCGGCGGCGTGGTGGTGTGCTCCGCCACGGTGGACCCGGCTCTGCCTCCAGTGTGGGAACAGCGCCTCGCCGACAGCGGCCATTGGCTGATCGATGGCCCGGTCTCGGGTGGCGCCAAAAAAGCAGCCGCGGGGCAGATGACGGTCATGGCCTCGGGCAAGCCCGACGCCTTTGCGGCCGCCGGCCAAGTGCTCGACGCGTTCGCCGGCAAGGTCTACCGCTTGGGCGACCAGGCGGGCATCGGCTCCACCGTGAAGATGGTCAACCAGCATTTGGCGGGCGTGCACATTGCCACCGCCTGTGAAGCCATGGCGCTGGGCATTCGGGCCGGTGCGGAGCCGCGCCAGCTGTACGAGGTGATCTGCAACTCCGCCGGCATGAGCTGGATGTTCGAGAACCGCGTGCCCCACATCCTGGACGGCGACTACACACCGCTGTCGGCGGTGAACATCTTCGTGAAGGACCTGGGCATCGTGCTCGACGCAGCGCGCCAGCTCAAGTTTCCATTGCCGCTGGCCGCCGCCGCGCACCAGCTCTACCTCGCCACCGCGGCCATGGGCCTGGGCGGTGAAGACGATTCGGCGGTGGTGAAGTTTTACGCGCAAATGGCGGGTCTGGAACTGCCGCAGCCGCAGAAGGTCGCCGCATGA